A window of candidate division KSB1 bacterium contains these coding sequences:
- a CDS encoding tetratricopeptide repeat protein, whose amino-acid sequence MANTKDSFENNQFSIQEKIATFLKQIEPRENSCEVTIKSLQNLIYELVDEQEQELRIDFLDRSSSELFERFKGLLNRPQEIQIKLWLASHYELLGAYQKALKSYQNVIELCESDDFYREKAEALRWAGHIRARRNQWQEAFKLLDKCLNICLEHEDIVAESRARNLIGLINFERGEYEYANTHWQKALELSDHFDNNRLTASYYHNLGISSNVRGDFEKLLPVMPKHCPGLKKSAIHAVWPIPFTIWR is encoded by the coding sequence GTGGCAAACACTAAAGACAGTTTTGAAAATAATCAGTTTTCGATACAGGAAAAAATAGCTACTTTTTTAAAACAAATTGAACCGCGTGAAAATTCTTGCGAAGTCACCATAAAGTCATTGCAAAATTTAATCTATGAATTGGTAGATGAACAGGAACAAGAGTTAAGAATTGATTTCCTGGACCGTTCAAGTTCAGAACTGTTCGAACGTTTTAAAGGGCTCTTAAATCGCCCTCAAGAGATACAGATCAAATTGTGGCTGGCTTCACATTATGAGCTTTTGGGAGCCTATCAAAAGGCTCTCAAAAGTTATCAAAATGTAATAGAATTATGTGAGTCTGATGACTTTTACCGAGAAAAAGCAGAAGCCCTTAGATGGGCTGGCCATATCAGGGCCAGAAGAAATCAATGGCAAGAAGCATTTAAATTGCTTGACAAATGCTTAAATATTTGCCTAGAACATGAAGATATCGTTGCAGAATCGAGAGCGAGAAACTTAATTGGTTTAATTAATTTTGAACGCGGTGAATATGAATATGCCAATACTCATTGGCAAAAAGCATTAGAACTGTCTGATCATTTTGATAATAATAGGCTTACGGCTTCATATTATCATAACCTTGGAATTTCGTCAAACGTAAGAGGAGATTTCGAAAAGCTCTTGCCTGTTATGCCGAAGCATTGCCCCGGTTTGAAAAAATCAGCCATACACGCAGTCTGGCCCATACCTTTCACAATATGGCGATGA
- a CDS encoding PAS domain-containing protein: protein MTMTTAAHLGVIATVWSGGLLVLAVILSAHLLVMKIKHENQPDNENTFLINNMPNPVLYFKHSKCLFANPAFYEMTGENNVKGKYFLDYFAESDQNKIRLLTYKTRQEKRQTLQYRAHLKTETAAYLPIQVVIILEPGVQNQTGYLVLYDKRKEQDLTNELEKSNKLRAAGQLASQIAHDFNNLLTPLQSYPYLIKISLPEGHKAIEYAEHLEDVCFRMSDLNQRAAEYGKTIQTTILQRRFKVGNQKNRFIRTGTRVYQIVSATA, encoded by the coding sequence ATGACAATGACAACCGCAGCACATCTTGGAGTTATTGCAACTGTTTGGAGCGGAGGTCTTTTGGTTCTGGCAGTTATTCTGTCTGCACACCTTTTGGTTATGAAAATTAAACACGAGAACCAGCCGGACAATGAGAATACGTTTCTCATAAATAATATGCCCAACCCGGTCTTGTACTTTAAACATTCAAAATGCCTGTTTGCCAATCCGGCTTTTTATGAGATGACAGGCGAAAACAACGTCAAAGGCAAATATTTTCTGGATTATTTTGCAGAGTCGGACCAGAACAAAATACGATTATTAACCTATAAAACCCGCCAGGAAAAAAGGCAAACTCTCCAGTACAGAGCCCATCTCAAGACCGAAACTGCAGCATATCTGCCGATACAGGTGGTTATCATTTTAGAGCCGGGTGTGCAAAATCAGACAGGATATCTGGTGCTCTATGACAAACGCAAAGAACAGGACCTGACGAATGAACTGGAAAAGTCCAATAAATTAAGAGCAGCGGGACAACTGGCCAGTCAGATTGCTCATGACTTTAACAATCTTTTGACACCCTTGCAAAGTTATCCGTATCTGATTAAAATATCATTACCTGAAGGTCATAAAGCGATTGAATATGCCGAGCACCTGGAAGATGTCTGCTTTAGAATGAGCGACCTCAATCAGCGAGCTGCTGAGTATGGGAAGACGATACAAACAACAATTTTACAGCGTCGATTTAAAGTCGGAAATCAAAAAAACCGTTTCATCCGCACAGGTACCCGAGTCTATCAAATTGTCTCTGCAACTGCCTGA
- a CDS encoding helix-turn-helix domain-containing protein has translation MSAKPNTDYLQLKIPPEGITLEDAECAVISMVLQKTGWNKRRTCRILQISRPRLDRKIEKFQLNPVSSKKTK, from the coding sequence ATGAGCGCAAAACCGAATACGGATTATCTGCAGCTAAAAATCCCGCCCGAAGGGATCACCCTCGAGGACGCAGAGTGTGCCGTCATCAGCATGGTTTTGCAAAAAACAGGCTGGAACAAAAGACGCACCTGCCGTATCCTGCAGATATCCAGGCCCCGCCTGGACAGAAAAATCGAGAAATTTCAATTAAACCCCGTATCCAGTAAAAAGACAAAATAG
- a CDS encoding ATP-binding protein — MSLQLPEKDINIHGNRSQLSRVFLNMINNAVDSIEENGEIKINVSEYYAEKIPNGFPDCKTGNYVKIDISDTGQGIDMNILKDIFEPFFTTKNMSGTTGSGLGLTIAREIISDHSGFITVSSRINQGCTFSLYLPIESAAKDQKESSKRDSLFTQYKQAACY, encoded by the coding sequence TTGTCTCTGCAACTGCCTGAAAAAGACATAAATATCCATGGCAACAGATCACAGCTTTCGCGCGTGTTTCTCAATATGATCAATAATGCGGTTGATTCTATTGAAGAGAATGGTGAAATTAAAATCAATGTGAGTGAATATTACGCGGAAAAAATACCCAATGGTTTCCCGGATTGCAAAACAGGTAACTATGTAAAGATCGATATCAGTGATACCGGTCAAGGCATTGATATGAATATCCTCAAGGATATTTTCGAGCCCTTTTTCACGACAAAAAATATGAGTGGTACGACAGGATCAGGACTGGGATTGACCATCGCCAGAGAAATCATCAGCGACCATTCAGGATTTATCACAGTCAGCAGCAGAATCAATCAAGGATGTACATTTTCACTCTATCTCCCGATCGAGTCTGCAGCCAAAGATCAAAAAGAATCTTCTAAACGGGATAGTCTTTTCACCCAGTACAAACAGGCAGCGTGCTACTAA
- a CDS encoding MarC family protein produces MASPIIDSVVLLFLLLNPFLIVIYIIELVQDSTTGEFWKIISRAGIISFLVFSVFSILGNRIFIELLQARFASFQVFGGIVFLIIGLRFVFNGPKAILTLRGEPEQVAGSLTMPIMIGPGSVQRFYFERSAFE; encoded by the coding sequence ATGGCTTCTCCCATTATTGATTCAGTGGTATTGCTTTTTTTACTTTTAAATCCGTTTTTGATTGTCATTTACATCATAGAATTGGTTCAGGATTCAACAACTGGAGAATTCTGGAAAATCATATCACGAGCCGGCATCATCAGCTTTCTGGTATTTTCGGTGTTTTCCATTCTGGGAAACAGAATTTTTATAGAACTTTTACAGGCGCGTTTTGCTTCGTTTCAGGTGTTTGGAGGGATTGTCTTTCTGATCATCGGTCTGCGTTTTGTTTTCAACGGTCCCAAAGCGATTTTAACGCTTCGCGGTGAACCGGAACAGGTGGCCGGTTCATTGACCATGCCCATCATGATCGGACCCGGATCGGTGCAGCGCTTCTATTTTGAACGGTCAGCGTTTGAATAA
- a CDS encoding radical SAM/SPASM domain-containing protein has translation MCNLRCPLCVSGSGRIRRPRGMMSLENYKTFIKAVADRVVYITLYHQGEPYLHPKINEMVAFAKSYNLYVSTSTNAHFFDSSLKAKAVVNSGLDSMILSLDGVNPESYAHYRRGGDLHKVIDGIQQLIAAKKQLNSKTPYLFLQFLVMKHNEKELGDIKELAKKLRVDRLLIKTVQVNSYEEAQEWLPADETYRRYDLGKEKFIVMRGKGACPRLWMTTLIDWDGTIVPCCFDKNAEYAMGCFTDAGIFNQVWTSESYQRFRQQVLKNRDAISLCRNCNYGIGLFK, from the coding sequence ATGTGTAATTTGCGCTGTCCTTTGTGTGTTTCAGGGAGCGGTCGGATACGGCGTCCGCGTGGTATGATGAGTTTGGAGAATTATAAAACATTTATTAAAGCTGTTGCGGACCGAGTTGTTTATATTACACTGTATCATCAGGGAGAACCGTATCTGCATCCCAAAATAAATGAAATGGTCGCCTTTGCCAAGTCCTATAACCTGTACGTTTCTACAAGCACCAATGCGCATTTTTTTGATTCATCTTTAAAAGCAAAAGCTGTGGTGAATAGTGGTTTGGACAGCATGATCCTTTCACTGGACGGTGTGAATCCGGAATCCTATGCTCATTACAGACGCGGCGGAGACTTGCACAAAGTCATTGACGGTATTCAACAGTTAATAGCCGCTAAAAAGCAATTGAACAGCAAAACACCATATCTGTTTCTGCAATTTCTTGTTATGAAACACAATGAGAAAGAACTTGGAGATATTAAGGAATTAGCAAAAAAGCTAAGAGTAGACCGATTATTGATCAAAACGGTTCAGGTCAATAGCTATGAAGAAGCGCAGGAGTGGCTGCCTGCAGATGAAACATATCGGCGCTATGATCTGGGTAAAGAGAAATTTATCGTAATGCGGGGAAAAGGCGCGTGTCCCCGTTTGTGGATGACCACGCTTATTGACTGGGACGGCACGATTGTGCCTTGTTGTTTTGATAAAAATGCCGAATATGCCATGGGTTGTTTTACAGATGCCGGGATATTTAATCAGGTATGGACCTCGGAAAGCTATCAGCGGTTCAGGCAGCAGGTTCTGAAAAACCGCGATGCTATTTCTCTTTGCCGAAATTGTAATTATGGTATCGGATTATTTAAATAA
- a CDS encoding tetratricopeptide repeat protein, translating to MDLKRFADAGQYFEKSYHLAKEIGDVHLQANVKLNRSRLYLEINDLMLVNVLCHQALTVFRKLGDHLGESDVFRYMGILYTRRKNWQKAQLYLKDSLDMAQKYQSPLNEAESYLEFAHFYRAKEDKEQTVRQYKQAEKLFKKINLNFKAEQVSKELSEFNPH from the coding sequence GTGGACCTGAAACGCTTCGCGGATGCCGGGCAGTATTTCGAAAAAAGCTATCACCTGGCCAAAGAAATTGGAGATGTCCATTTACAGGCTAATGTCAAGCTGAACCGCAGCAGACTTTATCTTGAAATCAATGATCTGATGCTGGTCAATGTCCTCTGCCATCAGGCTTTGACCGTTTTCAGAAAACTGGGCGACCATCTCGGTGAAAGCGATGTATTCCGTTATATGGGAATCCTGTATACCCGACGGAAAAACTGGCAAAAAGCACAGCTTTATCTCAAAGACAGTCTGGATATGGCGCAAAAATATCAAAGTCCCCTCAATGAAGCGGAATCTTATCTGGAGTTCGCCCACTTTTACCGCGCAAAAGAAGATAAGGAACAGACTGTCAGACAATATAAACAGGCGGAAAAACTATTTAAAAAAATAAATCTAAATTTCAAAGCCGAGCAGGTGAGTAAGGAACTATCAGAATTTAATCCCCACTAA
- a CDS encoding SDR family oxidoreductase — protein sequence MLLEKSTFVVTGASGGLGRHITRHFLKEGAHVVAVARDEDKLLHSLSDIESEQNERLLPIAADLTHWQDILRMKDTAVERFGGVDGLVHSMGGFTAGKTLAETEADEWDFMMNLNLKSAFLCSKALWPVLLKQGGGKIITLSALAALNPKTKRGSYQVSKAGLIALTKSLAQEGKEKNIQVNSIAPSMIETEANKKAMPDADSSKWVAPLEIAKLAAFLCSDRADDITGSIVEMPGKL from the coding sequence ATGCTGCTGGAAAAATCTACGTTTGTCGTTACAGGGGCATCCGGAGGGTTGGGACGTCATATCACCCGTCATTTTTTAAAAGAGGGGGCGCATGTTGTGGCGGTAGCCCGGGATGAAGACAAGTTGCTGCATTCACTATCTGATATTGAGAGCGAACAGAATGAACGTTTGCTGCCAATCGCTGCTGATCTCACACATTGGCAGGATATCCTGAGGATGAAAGACACTGCTGTGGAGAGATTTGGTGGAGTGGATGGACTGGTACACTCGATGGGGGGATTCACAGCCGGTAAAACTCTGGCCGAGACTGAAGCAGATGAATGGGATTTTATGATGAATCTCAATCTAAAATCAGCTTTTTTGTGCAGTAAAGCGCTTTGGCCTGTTTTGCTAAAGCAGGGGGGAGGAAAGATTATAACCCTATCAGCATTGGCTGCATTGAATCCCAAAACAAAACGGGGCAGCTATCAAGTATCCAAGGCCGGATTGATCGCTTTGACAAAGTCCCTGGCGCAGGAGGGAAAGGAAAAAAATATCCAGGTGAACAGTATTGCCCCGAGTATGATCGAGACAGAAGCAAATAAAAAAGCCATGCCGGATGCTGATTCATCAAAGTGGGTTGCTCCGCTTGAAATCGCAAAACTCGCCGCTTTCTTATGTTCAGACCGTGCGGATGACATTACCGGCAGTATCGTGGAAATGCCGGGAAAATTGTAA
- a CDS encoding AMP nucleosidase, whose amino-acid sequence MSDFNEMFYQENAKNLIYNNPEKQKVAREILERYTGARADDFNSYIILTNFHRYMDVFERRFNGKRCEGSAMSAVHSPEIRVSMIDFKIGAPTAALIIEALSVIDPQAVLFLGMCGGLHRSLRVGDFILPIAAIRDEGVSGHFLPTEVPSLPTFKIQKFISQMLVDEGLDYRTGVVHTTDYRFWEFNDGFKRKLYDERAIAIDMECAALFSVGFASKVPIGALLLVSDLPLKKGGIKTQHSSKDVFNDFAEKHISIGINSMYEIQEKGEHIRHYRW is encoded by the coding sequence ATGAGTGATTTTAATGAAATGTTTTACCAGGAGAACGCCAAAAACCTGATTTATAACAATCCGGAAAAACAAAAAGTGGCCCGGGAAATACTGGAACGATATACAGGCGCCAGGGCAGACGATTTTAATTCGTATATTATTTTAACAAATTTTCACAGATATATGGATGTATTTGAGCGCCGGTTTAATGGTAAACGATGTGAAGGATCGGCCATGTCTGCGGTGCATAGTCCGGAAATTAGAGTCAGTATGATCGATTTCAAAATCGGCGCTCCCACTGCGGCATTGATCATCGAGGCTCTGAGTGTGATTGATCCGCAAGCTGTTCTTTTTCTGGGTATGTGCGGCGGCTTGCACCGGTCGCTGCGCGTTGGAGATTTTATATTGCCGATAGCGGCCATTCGAGACGAAGGGGTTTCCGGCCATTTTCTGCCCACGGAAGTTCCGTCTTTGCCCACCTTTAAAATTCAAAAATTTATCAGCCAGATGCTGGTCGACGAGGGTCTGGATTACCGCACCGGCGTGGTGCATACAACGGATTACCGGTTCTGGGAATTTAATGATGGATTTAAACGCAAATTATACGATGAACGGGCTATTGCGATTGATATGGAATGTGCGGCTTTGTTTTCAGTGGGATTCGCCAGCAAAGTCCCCATTGGCGCCCTGTTGCTGGTTTCAGACCTGCCGTTAAAAAAGGGCGGTATTAAGACACAACACTCATCAAAAGATGTATTCAACGATTTTGCTGAAAAGCATATCAGCATCGGTATCAACTCGATGTATGAAATTCAGGAAAAGGGAGAGCATATTCGCCATTATCGCTGGTGA